A genomic region of Echeneis naucrates chromosome 24, fEcheNa1.1, whole genome shotgun sequence contains the following coding sequences:
- the atraid gene encoding all-trans retinoic acid-induced differentiation factor — MKMKAGHSQQQPVVVILIVNLCFNASCQLSEQQVCKLCTGLVLKDSAVAHFCSLSAGQIDGRCCRRNDNTTDPEHIIGLDLSNCSLTHVEDLHEASTALMIDLSLNPAVNISDTAFQGFTELNYMILPGDIICPGGNISWSKVEVNAGNRICEGQKNMCNQTGQLSMTCPENSLCAPYGPGFFECSCADNYHGYKCLRKGEFPAVQVFGPLGASTVMISFLLWVTQRRKAKSL, encoded by the exons atgaaaatgaaagctggaCACAGCCAGCAGCAACCCGTGGTGGTTATTTTGAttgtaaatctgtgttttaaCGCGAGCTGTCAGCTGTCTGAGCAGCAG GTATGTAAGCTCTGCACCGGGCTCGTCCTGAAGGACTCCGCCGTGGCCCACTTTTGCTCTTTATCCGCTGGGCAGATCGACGGGCGCTGCTGCCGGAGGAATGACAACACGACCGACCCTGAACACATCATCGG GTTGGATCTATCCAATTGTTCACTGACTCATGTTGAGGATCTTCATGAGGCATCAACAGCGTTAATGAT agatcTCTCACTCAATCCTGCCGTCAACATCAGTGACACTGCATTTCAAGGATTTACTGAGTTAAATTACAT GATTTTGCCTGGAGACATAATTTGTCCAGGGGGCAACATATCTTGGTCTAAGGTGGAGGTCAATGCTGGAAATCGTATCTGCGAAGGACAGAAAAATATGTGCAACCAGACTGGACAACTGT CCATGACCTGCCCAGAGAACTCCCTCTGTGCCCCGTATGGCCCCGGCTTCTTTGAGTGCAGCTGTGCTGACAACTATCATGGATACAAGTGTCTTCGGAAG GGTGAGTTCCCAGCTGTCCAGGTGTTTGGACCTCTTGGAGCATCCACAGTCATGATCTCTTTCCTGCTGTGGGTCACCCAGAGAAGAAAGGCCAAATCCCTGTGA
- the eif2b4 gene encoding translation initiation factor eIF2B subunit delta: MADSGVTDGPENRDDIERAKTEGKELTKEEKQRLRKEKKQQKKNKEKKDEKASRESDKEKKSAAPASQPPTQHTAQKAPLAVPASAPVPLPASEAPVPADKPAKSKAELKAERRARQEAERASKQGKKGEVGQQAATGKAKAPPSELQPVVKRLPEHIQVDNPDVLKKLAKKLERQQIPLRSDYGYKVSLFSHLHQYSRKAPLTQQLSIPSTVIHPAIVRLGLQYSQGIVAGSNARSVALLHAFKQVIRDYTTPPKEELSRDLVNKLKPYISFLNQCRPLSASMGNAIKYIKKEISNIPSQCKEEEAKRKLLNCIECYINEKIVLAAKAIAKYSIEKISDGDVILVYGCSSLVNHILCEAFEKGRKFRVIVVDSRPRLEGREALRRLVQRGISCTYVLISAVSYILPEVSKVFLGAHALLANGYVMSRVGTSQIALVAKAFNVPVLVCCETYKFCERVQTDSFVSNELDDPDDLIVTRKGKTQLEDWQKVDSLGLLNLVYDVTPPDFVDLVITDLGMIPCTSVPVVLRVKNVDQ; this comes from the exons ATGGCTGACAGTGGAGTGACAG ATGGACCTGAGAACAGAGATGACATTGAACGAGCAAAG ACTGAAGGCAAAGAGCTGACGAAGGAGGAGAAGCAACGGctgaggaaagagaagaaacagcagaagaaaaacaaagagaagaaggatGAGAAGGCTTCACGGGAaagtgacaaagaaaagaaatcagctgctccagcatCCCAACCTCCAAcccaacacacagcacagaaag CTCCTTTAGCAGTGCCTGCTTCTGCACCAGTTCCTCTGCCTGCCTCAGAAGCTCCTGTCCCGGCAGACAAGCCCGCTAAGAGTAAAGCAGAGCTAAAAGCTGAGAGGCGAGCTCGGCAAGAGGCAGAGAGGGCATCCAAGCAGGGCAAGAAGGGAGAGGTGGGTCAGCAGGCTGCAACGGGCAAAGCCAAAGCACCGCCGAGTGAGCTGCAGCCAG TGGTAAAGAGGCTCCCAGAACATATCCAAGTGGACAACCCagatgttttaaagaaattggCCAAGAAGTTGGAAAGACAACAG ATCCCACTTCGGTCAGACTATGGCTACAAAGTCAGTCTGTTTTCTCACCTTCACCAGTACAGCCGCAAAGCCCCTCTAACACAGCAGCTCAG CATTCCCTCCACAGTGATTCACCCTGCTATTGTTCGACTGGGTCTCCAGTATTCACAGGGCATTGTGGCGGGATCGAACGCTCGCTCTGTAGCCTTGCTACATGCCTTCAAGCAG GTTATAAGGGACTACACCACACCCCCTAAAGAGGAGCTATCGAGAGACTTGGTCAACAAGCTGAAACCGTATATCAG TTTTTTGAATCAGTGTCGCCCTCTGTCAGCCAGCATGGGTAACGCAATCAAGTACATCAAGAAGGAGATCTCCAATATTCCTAGTCAGTGCAAAGAAGAAGAG GCAAAGAGAAAACTGCTCAACTGTATCGAGTGCTATATTAATGAAAAGATTGTTCTGGCTGCTAAAGCTATAGCCAAGTACTCCATAGAGAAGATCAGTGATGGAGATGTCATCTTAGTTTATGGATG CTCGTCGCTTGTCAATCACATCCTGTGTGAGGCTTTTGAGAAAGGCAGGAAGTTCCGTGTGATAGTGGTGGACAGCAGGCCACGGCTAGAGGGCAGAGAGGCCCTGAGGCGCCTGGTCCAGAGAGGTATCAGCTGCACCTACGTCCTCATCTCTGCAGTCTCTTACATCCTTCCAGAG GTGTCAAAGGTGTTCCTTGGTGCTCATGCTTTGCTGGCCAACGGCTACGTCATGTCTCGCGTGGGGACGTCACAGATTGCCCTGGTGGCTAAAGCCTTTAACGTGCCTGTGCTGGTGTGTTGTGAAACCTACAAGTTTTGTGAGAGGGTGCAGACTGATTCTTTCGTGTCCAATGAACTTG ATGACCCTGATGACCTCATTGTGACTCGTAAAGGAAAAACTCAGCTAGAGGACTGGCAGAAAGTGGACTCTCTTGGCCTGCTTAACTTGGTGTATGATGTGACGCCTCCTGATTTTGTGGATCTGGTCATCACAGATCTGGGAATGATCCCATGCACCTCAGTTCCTGTGGTGCTGCGAGTCAAAAATGTGGACCAGTAA